From Quercus lobata isolate SW786 chromosome 1, ValleyOak3.0 Primary Assembly, whole genome shotgun sequence, one genomic window encodes:
- the LOC115994785 gene encoding uncharacterized protein LOC115994785 codes for MGLKEFEHSGVHDLFKAMSKFIAASRQATELDKTRVLLETRIQQVNAECKKWAGVAEKAKDEVKERNKLIEELRTDAVEKDTRIDHLQKMNDELNARLSKAKEDAVAEFKSSKEYTDTLDRNYAAGFEDFRMDAIENFPEVDFNAIKLNLAAATSSLLQTGSDDVNVEDDASTQPQDAPVVNAPPS; via the exons ATGGGTTTAAAGGAATTTGAACATTCAGGCGTCCATGACCTCTTCAAG GCCATGTCCAAGTTTATAGCAGCGTCTAGACAGGCAACAGAGCTGGACAAGACGAGAGTCTTGTTGGAGACGAGGATTCAGCAGGTGAATGCTGAGTGTAAAAAATGGGCTGGGGTTGCTGAAAAAGCTAAGGACGAGGTCAAGGAACGTAACAAGCTGATTGAGGAGCTAAGGACGGATGCAGTGGAGAAGGATACGCGCATTGATCATTTGCAGAAGATGAATGATGAATTGAATGCTCGTCTCTCCAAGGCAAAAGAGGACGCTGTGGCTGAGTTCAAGTCGTCCAAAGAATATACAGACACTTTGGATCGCAATTATGCAGCTGGTTTTGAAGATTTCAGAATGGACGCTATTGAGAACTTCCCTGAAGttgattttaatgcaatcaAGCTTAACCTTGCTGCTGCCACAAGCTCTCTTCTCCAGACTGGCTCTGATGACGTCAACGTGGAAGACGATGCTAGTACCCAGCCTCAGGACGCACCAGTTGTGAATGCTCCCCCTTCTTAG
- the LOC115994795 gene encoding uncharacterized protein LOC115994795, protein MSAASSSTDSLNKAIDEYCEDTSERSDSSSASDESGGSTDENYSSGAPGLPIEVVQEQLRRASGSQAGSPSNPTDEVETVFSCAVGVHSKTDEQKLNSLKSWYQIPDEFNPRLPVRGEWCCEPRFGIGVYESYFLGGLRFPLNAFDRELLVKLGLGVCQFNPNAWRLIISMQILWREVFGGDRPLTVDEFLYCYKPSAISQSEGFYQFTARGNDCRLIKSLASSDRKWKTEFIFVSGFWAGNPVDVGRDPFPPYTGELGNLRPEAAKRPSLSKFHRDRVHRARLHTDRSFRSLVTLRRLAKWGLGPEPSDEAIAHEVTVRKRMSTMKENRGKEIAGEGKRPEGQAQDRPEGQTRPTVGDKRKFLPKNIDLEGLPSRRDKRVKSGSSKVVKSKPPQSQPAVQIVDVDSSTPVESTPSKTPPRTPLAKSTTPGSSQWLSRTKI, encoded by the exons ATGTCCGCTGCCTCCTCGTCTACTGATAGCCTTAATAAGGCCATAGACGAGTACTGTGAGGATACTAGTGAGAGGTCTGACTCTAGCAGTGCTAGTGATGAGAGTGGAGGAAGCACGGACGAGAACTACTCTTCTGGGGCCCCTGGGCTCCCTATTGAGGTCGTCCAAGAACAGCTTAGGAGAGCTTCTGGCTCTCAAGCTGGTTCTCCGTCCAATCCTACGGACGAGGTAGAAACCGTCTTCAGCTGTGCTGTAGGCGTCCATTCTAAGACGGACGAACAGAAGTTAAATAGCCTTAAATCCTGGTATCAAATCCCAGACGAGTTTAACCCTAGGCTGCCCGTCCGTGGAGAGTGGTGTTGTGAGCCCCGTTTTGGTATAGGCGTCTATGAATCTTACTTTTTaggtggccttaggtttcctttaaatgcCTTCGATAGAGAGTTATTAGTTAAGTTAGGTTTAGGtgtttgtcaattcaatcctaacgCATGGAGACTAATTatctccatgcaaattttgtggagggaagtttttggtggggaccgtcctcttacagtggacgagttcctttattgttataaaccttCTGCCATAAGTCAATCTGAAGGTTTTTATCAGTTTACTGCTAGAGGGAATGATTGTAGGTTGATCAAGTCCCTAGCTTCGTCTGATAGGAAATGGAAGACGGAGTTCATTTTCGTTTCAGGCTTCTGGGCAGGGAACCCTGTGGACGTTGGCAGGGATCCCTTTCCCCCTTACACTGGGGAACTAGGGAACCTTCGTCCAGAAG CTGCCAAACGTCCGTCCCTGAGTAAATTCCATCGTGACCGCGTCCATAGAGCTCGTCTACATACAGACAGGAGCTTTCGTTCTCTTGTCACGCTAAGACGCTTAGCCAAGTGGGGTTTAGGTCCTGAGCCTTCAGACGAAGCTATCGCCCACGAAGTTACTGTGCGAAAAA gaatgtcaacaatgaaagagaaTAGAGGGAAGGAGATTGCAGGAGAGGGGAAACGTCCTGAGGGTCAAGCCCAAGATCGTCCTGAGGGTCAGACTCGTCCAACGGTTGGGGACAAAAGGAAGTTCTTGCCAAAAAATATTGACTTGGAAGGGCTCCCCAGTCGTAGGGACAAAAGGGTCAAGTCAGGCTCGTCCAAGGTGGTCAAGTCCAAACCTCCCCAGTCCCAGCCTGCCGTCCAGATAGTTGATGTGGACTCGTCCACTCCAGTGGAGTCCACGCCGTCCAAGACTCCACCCAGAACTCCTTTGGCCAAGTCTACCACGCCTGGCTCGTCCCA ATGGCTGTCAAGGACGAAGATATAA
- the LOC115994803 gene encoding uncharacterized protein LOC115994803, with protein MVDATIGHEALSFMDGSSGYNQIRMAPEDEELTAFRTPKGIYCYKVMPFGLKNAGATYQRAMQRIFDDILHKIVQCYVDDLVVKTKKRGDHLRDLRIVFNQLRKYQLKMNPLKCAFGVTSGKFLGFIVRHRGIEVDQSKIDAIQRMPEPKNLRELRSLQGHLAYIRRFISNLAGRCQPFSRLMRKGATFEWDEACRNAFENIKRYLLNPPVLGVPMPGKPLVLYIAAQEQSLGALLAQKNEEEKEKALYYLSRKLTGAELRYSPIEKMCLVLFFSVQKLRHYMQAHVIHLVAKIDPVKYVLFRAIMSGRLAKWAVAFQEFEIMYVPQKAIKGQALANFLADHPIPADWELSDDFPDEDVLYTEVLPPWMMFFDVAARREESGAGVVFVSPQKQVLPFAFVLSESCSNNVAEYQALIAGLQMALDMKISYLEVYGDSKLVINQLLTHYEVKHEGLIPYFQMATRLIEKFDEVSLEHIPRNENRMADALANLATTLALSEGEKANVPVCNRWVLSHTEEYASATNAISISIVEDEDWRQPLIDYLEHGKLPEDSHHKTEVRRRAPRFIHYKGTLYRRFFDGLFLRCLGKEEGDQAMEKAHSGVCGAHQSGPKSYHRIKRMGYYWPTMVKDCMDYAKTCEACQLHANYIHQPPEPLHPTVASWPFDAWGLDVVGPLPKSSGGHLYILAATDYFSKWAEVVPLREVKKENVVNFIRTHLIYRYGVPRYIITDNGKPFYNSLVTQLCEKFEFKQYKSSMYNAPANGLAEAFNKTLCNLLKKVVERLKKDWHEKIGEALWAYRTTYRTPTQATPYSLVYGVEAVLPLERQIPSLRIAIQEGLTNEENARLRLEELEALDEKRLEAQQRLECYQARLSRAFNKRVRP; from the coding sequence ATGGTTGATGCAACTATTGGTCATGAAGCATTATCATTCATGGATGGCTCATCAGGATACAACCAAATTCGAATGGCACCCGAAGATGAAGAGCTCACCGCTTTTCGAACTCCAAAGGGGATCTActgttataaggtgatgccttttgggctCAAGAATGCTGGCGCTACATATCAACGGGCAATGCAGCGAATTTTCGATGACATACTCCACAAAATTGTGCAATGTTATGTTGACGATTTAGTTGTTAAGACAAAGAAAAGAGGGGATCATTTACGGGACTTGCGCATCGTATTTAATCAACTAAGGAAATATCAACTCAAAATGAATCCTCTCAAATGCGCGTTTGGCGTCACGTCTGGGAAGTTTCTAGGCTTTATTGTTCGACATCGAGGTATTGAAGTGGACCAATCTAAAATAGATGCTATCCAAAGGATGCCCGAACCAAAGAACCTGCGAGAACTTCGAAGCTTACAAGGCCATCTTGCATACATTCGACGTTTCATATCGAATCTAGCAGGACGGTGTCAACCATTCAGTCGATTGATGAGGAAAGGTGCCACCTTTGAATGGGATGAGGCTTGCAGGAATGCATTTGAGAACATTAAAAGGTATTTGCTTAATCCACCTGTCTTAGGAGTGCCTATGCCAGGAAAACCTCTAGTGCTCTACATTGCTGCACAAGAACAATCACTTGGGGCCCTCTTAGCtcagaaaaatgaagaagagaaagagaaagcatTGTATTACCTTAGTCGAAAGCTAACTGGGGCAGAATTGAGGTATTCTCCAATAGAGAAGATGTGTCTTGTGCTTTTCTTCTCcgttcaaaaattaaggcattACATGCAAGCACACGTAATACACTTGGTTGCAAAGATAGATCCAGTAAAATATGTCTTGTTTAGGGCAATCATGTCTGGTCGGTTGGCAAAATGGGCTGTGGCCTTTCAAGAGTTTGAAATCATGTATGTGCCCCAAAAAGCCATCAAAGGGCAAGCACTAGCAAATTTCCTTGCCGATCATCCTATTCCTGCCGATTGGGAGCTCTCAGATGACTTTCCAGATGAAGATGTATTGTACACTGAAGTCCTCCCACCTTGGATGATGTTCTTCGATGTGGCCGCGCGACGAGAAGAATCTGGTGCTGGAGTTGTTTTTGTTTCGCCACAGAAACAAGTGTTACCATTCGCCTTCGTGCTTAGTGAATCATGTTCAAACAACGTTGCTGAGTATCAAGCCCTTATTGCCGGCCTCCAAATGGCCCTTGATATGAAGATCTCATACTTAGAAGTCTACGGCGATTCCAAGTTGGTAATCAATCAACTTTTGACACACTATGAAGTGAAACATGAAGGGTTGATTCCTTACTTCCAGATGGCTACGCGACTAATTGAGAAGTTCGACGAAGTTTCCTTGGAGCATATCCCCAGAAACGAGAATAGGATGGCAGATGCTCTAGCTAACCTAGCCACCACATTGGCTCTGTCGGAGGGTGAAAAGGCAAATGTCCCTGTTTGCAACCGTTGGGTGCTCTCTCACACGGAAGAATACGCGAGTGCAACGAACGCCATATCCATATCTATAGTGGAGGATGAGGATTGGCGCCAACCTTTAATTGATTACTTGGAACATGGTAAGCTACCTGAAGATTCCCACCACAAGACTGAGGTACGGCGGAGGGCGCCTCGTTTCATACACTACAAGGGCACATTGTACAGGAGATTTTTTGACGGTCTATTCTTACGATGTCTTGGCAAGGAAGAAGGTGATCAAGCCATGGAAAAAGCTCATTCGGGAGTATGTGGTGCCCATCAGTCTGGCCCCAAATCGTATCATCGGATAAAACGAATGGGTTATTATTGGCCCACTATGGTCAAAGATTGTATGGACTATGCAAAGACATGTGAAGCATGCCAACTCCATGCGAACTACATCCATCAGCCACCGGAGCCCCTGCACCCTACGGTCGCATCCTggccttttgatgcatggggACTCGATGTTGTAGGGCCATTGCCTAAGTCATCAGGGGGTCACCTGTACATATTAGCTGCGACCGACTATTTTTCTAAATGGGCGGAAGTCGTACCCCTCAGGgaagtaaaaaaggaaaatgttgtgaacttcATCCGGACCCATTTGATCTATCGGTATGGTGTCCCTCGCTATATCATCACGGATAACGGTAAGCCATTCTACAATAGTTTGGTGACCCAACTATGCGAGAAGTTCGAGTTCAAGCAATACAAGTCGTCCATGTATAACGCGCCGGCCAACGGTCTTGCTGAGGCTTTCAATAAGACGCTTTGCAATTTGTTGAAAAAGGTAGTAGAGCGCTTGAAGAAGGATTGGCATGAAAAGATTGGAGAAGCTTTATGGGCGTACCGGACAACATATAGGACACCCACGCAGGCCACTCCATATTCGTTAGTATATGGTGTCGAAGCAGTCCTACCTTTGGAGCGACAAATTCCATCACTTCGAATTGCCATCCAAGAAGGGCtcacaaatgaagaaaatgcgCGATTAAGACTTGAAGAGTTGGAAGCACTTGATGAAAAGAGATTGGAAGCTCAACAACGTCTTGAATGTTACCAAGCGCGGCTTTCGCGAGCATTCAACAAGAGAGTACGACCTTGA